From a region of the Zingiber officinale cultivar Zhangliang chromosome 4B, Zo_v1.1, whole genome shotgun sequence genome:
- the LOC121976403 gene encoding alpha,alpha-trehalose-phosphate synthase [UDP-forming] 5-like, which translates to MVSRSYTNLLDLASGNFPTFGRTGKKLTRVMTVTGVISDLDDENTNSITSDGPSSVSQDRMIIVGNQLPIHARRRRDSKGWDFSWDEDSLLLQLKDGLGEDVEVVYIGCLREEIELDEQDGVSLTLLENFKCVPTFLPLDLFSKFYHGFCKQHLWPLFHYLLPLSPDLGGRFDRSLWQAYVSVNKIFADKIMEVINPDDDFVWVHDYHLMVLPTFLRKRFNRVKLGFFLHSPFPSSEIYRTLPVRDELLRALLNADLIGFHTFDYARHFLSCCSRMLGIAYESKRGYIGLEYYGRTVSIKILPVGIHTGQIRLVLRFPETEARVAELRDQFKDRIVLLGVDDMDIFKGISLKLLAMEQLLMQHPEWRGKLVLVQIANPARGRGKDVQEVQSETYTTTKRINERFGRPGYTPVILIDSPLKFYEKIAYYVIAECCLVTAVRDGMNLIPYEYVICRQGNPTLDRILQFDPSVPKKSMLVVSEFIGCSPSLSGAIRVNPWNIDSVAEAMDSALVIQESEKQLRHEKHYKYVITHDVGYWANSFLQDLQRACRDHIMRRYWAVGFGLSFRVIVLDYTFRKLSVDHIVSAYKRTSSRAILLDYDGTIMPQTSINKTPTREAINTLKSLCNDSQNVVFLVSGREKKTLGEWFSSCDKLVIAAEHGYFLREKSDLEWETCVSVADFEWKQIAEPIMQSYTEATDGSYIETRESALVWHYQDADRDFGSCQAKELLDHLESVLTNEPVSVKSGQHIVEVKPQGVSKGLVAERLLSMACQRDKLPDFVLCIGDDRSDEDMFEVIMSAKSGPNLSPIAEVFACTVGQKPSKAKYFLEDTTEIVRMLQGLASAASNPQTLPE; encoded by the exons ATGGTTTCAAGATCATACACAAACCTCCTTGACCTTGCCTCTGGCAACTTCCCTACCTTTGGCCGGACAGGCAAAAAGCTTACCCGGGTGATGACTGTTACGGGGGTCATCTCTGATCTCGACGATGAGAATACAAATAGCATAACCTCAGATGGACCCTCCTCCGTGTCCCAAGACCGAATGATCATAGTCGGCAATCAGCTCCCTATTCATGCCCGCAGGAGACGTGATTCCAAGGGCTGGGACTTCAGCTGGGATGAAGATTCCCTACTCCTACAGCTCAAAGATGGTCTTGGAGAGGATGTCGAGGTTGTCTACATTGGTTGCTTGAGGGAGGAGATTGAACTGGATGAACAAGATGGAGTCTCGCTGACCTTGCTCGAGAACTTCAAGTGCGTGCCTACGTTCCTTCCCCTGGATCTTTTTTCCAAGTTCTACCATGGGTTTTGCAAGCAGCATCTTTGGCCCTTGTTCCACTACTTGCTCCCACTTTCCCCTGATCTTGGTGGCCGCTTCGATCGGAGCCTTTGGCAAGCATATGTTTCAGTCAACAAGATTTTCGCAGACAAAATCATGGAAGTGATAAACCCAGACGACGACTTCGTTTGGGTCCATGATTATCATCTTATGGTGCTGCCAACGTTCCTGAGGAAGAGGTTTAACAGGGTGAAGCTTGGCTTCTTCCTCCATAGTCCATTTCCCTCTTCTGAGATTTACAGAACCCTTCCTGTGAGAGATGAACTCCTTAGAGCTCTTCTGAATGCGGATCTCATTGGCTTCCACACATTTGATTATGCAAGACATTTCCTTTCTTGCTGCAGTAGGATGCTTGGCATTGCATATGAATCGAAACGGGGTTACATTGGGCTTGAGTACTATGGTAGAACCGTCAGCATCAAAATTCTTCCGGTTGGGATTCATACCGGGCAAATTCGGTTGGTGCTAAGGTTTCCTGAGACTGAAGCTAGAGTGGCAGAGCTTAGAGATCAATTCAAAGATAGAATCGTGTTACTTGGAGTTGACGACATGGACATATTTAAAGGGATCAGCTTGAAGCTTTTGGCCATGGAGCAGTTGCTTATGCAGCACCCAGAGTGGAGGGGGAAGCTTGTTCTGGTTCAGATCGCGAACCCTGCGAGAGGTCGAGGAAAAGATGTCCAAGAGGTGCAGTCTGAGACCTATACAACCACTAAAAGGATCAACGAGAGATTTGGAAGGCCAGGTTACACGCCTGTTATTCTCATTGATAGCCCTCTGAAATTCTACGAGAAGATTGCTTATTATGTGATTGCGGAGTGTTGTCTGGTCACAGCAGTGAGGGATGGTATGAATCTAATACCATATGAGTATGTTATTTGCAGGCAAGGTAATCCTACTCTGGACAGGATATTGCAGTTTGATCCATCAGTACCCAAGAAAAGCATGCTAGTTGTCTCCGAATTTATCGGTTGTTCTCCATCTCTTAGCGGTGCTATTCGTGTCAACCCATGGAACATAGATTCTGTGGCAGAAGCCATGGATTCAGCTTTGGTGATTCAAGAGTCAGAAAAACAATTGCGACATGAGAAACACTACAAGTATGTGATCACCCATGATGTTGGATACTGGGCAAATAGTTTTTTGCAAGACTTGCAAAGGGCATGCCGCGACCACATCATGAGGAGGTATTGGGCTGTAGGTTTTGGCTTGAGTTTCAGGGTCATCGTGCTCGATTACACCTTCAGAAAGCTTTCGGTCGATCACATTGTTTCTGCCTACAAGAGAACTAGTAGCCGAGCCATTCTCTTGGATTATGATGGCACCATAATGCCACAGACATCGATCAATAAGACTCCAACTCGAGAGGCTATCAATACATTGAAGAGCCTGTGCAATGACTCCCAAAATGTGGTTTTTCTCGTCagtggaagagaaaagaaaactttGGGCGAGTGGTTTTCTTCATGCGACAAACTAGTAATTGCCGCAGAGCATGGGTACTTCCTGAG GGAGAAGTCTGATTTAGAATGGGAAACATGTGTTTCTGTAGCTGACTTTGAATGGAAGCAGATAGCTGAGCCTATCATGCAGTCATACACTGAAGCAACCGATGGCTCATACATTGAGACCAGGGAAAGCGCACTTGTCTGGCACTATCAGGATGCAGATCGAGATTTCGGGTCATGCCAGGCCAAGGAGCTTCTTGACCATCTAGAGAGTGTCCTTACTAATGAGCCAGTTTCCGTGAAGAGTGGCCAACACATCGTAGAAGTCAAGCCACAG GGTGTTTCAAAGGGCCTGGTGGCTGAACGACTTCTTTCAATGGCGTGCCAAAGggacaagcttccagattttgtTCTATGTATTGGTGATGATCGATCCGATGAGGACATGTTTGAAGTGATAATGAGCGCGAAGTCGGGACCAAATTTGTCACCTATTGCAGAAGTATTTGCCTGCACAGTCGGGCAGAAACCGAGCAAAGCTAAGTACTTTCTGGAGGACACAacggagattgttagaatgttgCAGGGCCTCGCTTCGGCTGCTTCCAATCCTCAAACTCTGCCTGAGTAA